The Alteromonas stellipolaris genome includes a region encoding these proteins:
- a CDS encoding chemotaxis protein CheW: MSIDIEQFHGVFFDESDEHLDDMEQLLISLDVDSPDSEELNSIFRAAHSIKGGSGIFGFNALMNLTHVMENLLDKARNQELSVTTNIVNLLLETLDVLKATLAAYRDQVDVPEQAIAVSITKLERALTETQDTDTYIEASSDSDAFGFFEDEPDSDAFGFFDDEPDTTLDISQQSATSDNELSTPSDDGFGFFDDIPNEQVASAEDDGFGFFDEPDVPAITTVASDESFGFFDTADMPKPSLKANDSVLKESPTSPVPTNTIQSSTAPDAAANKSTSPPPSISKSPARPAKKSGGRDSASIRVDTGKIDAMVNLVGELVITQSMLSLIGQEVDGQVGERLQVAIDELQRNTREIQESVMSVRMLPLTATFNRFPRLVRDLAGKLDKKVDLVLQGAHTEIDKSLIEKLVDPLTHLVRNSIDHGIELPEKRRAAGKPEMGTVILGAEQKGGSIIISIIDDGGGLNRARILDKAHANGLAVSDDMPDSEVWQLIFQAGFSTAEAVTDVSGRGVGMDVVRRNIEAIGGRIEIESSLGEGSGFFIHLPLTLAIVDGMCVTVGNQIFVIPLLNIVESFQPTASQLKTLGNDTVLYIRDQYWPLVPLHDYMDVENANRKPTEAIVVLLESSKKRFGVLVDALVGQQQVVIKSLEDHYRKVAGIAGATIMGDGKVALIIDADSIATTYTSSQLEDMLA, encoded by the coding sequence GAAAACCTGTTAGATAAGGCCCGTAATCAAGAGTTATCAGTTACCACTAATATCGTTAACCTGTTACTAGAAACCCTTGATGTATTAAAAGCGACATTAGCGGCCTATCGCGATCAAGTAGATGTGCCAGAACAAGCCATTGCAGTGAGTATTACCAAGCTGGAAAGAGCGCTAACAGAAACCCAAGATACAGATACATATATTGAGGCTTCTAGCGATAGCGACGCGTTTGGCTTTTTTGAAGATGAACCTGACAGCGACGCTTTTGGCTTTTTTGATGATGAGCCTGACACCACCTTAGATATCAGCCAACAGAGCGCAACCAGTGACAACGAATTGTCGACACCAAGTGATGATGGTTTTGGATTTTTTGATGATATTCCCAACGAACAAGTGGCTAGCGCAGAAGACGACGGCTTCGGATTTTTTGATGAACCAGACGTACCTGCAATAACAACAGTAGCCAGTGACGAAAGCTTTGGTTTTTTCGACACCGCAGATATGCCCAAGCCAAGTTTAAAAGCGAATGATTCCGTACTTAAAGAATCGCCCACATCACCTGTTCCCACTAATACCATACAGAGCTCTACTGCGCCCGACGCCGCTGCAAACAAATCTACCTCGCCGCCTCCCAGTATTTCAAAGTCGCCAGCTAGGCCAGCAAAAAAATCGGGTGGGCGAGACAGTGCTTCTATTCGAGTAGACACCGGTAAAATAGATGCCATGGTCAACCTCGTTGGTGAACTTGTTATTACTCAATCCATGTTGTCCTTGATTGGGCAGGAAGTAGATGGGCAGGTAGGCGAGCGTTTGCAGGTAGCGATAGACGAATTGCAGCGCAATACCCGAGAAATCCAAGAGTCGGTAATGTCAGTAAGAATGTTACCACTGACAGCGACATTCAATCGCTTCCCTAGGCTGGTGCGTGATTTGGCTGGCAAGCTAGACAAAAAGGTCGATTTAGTCTTGCAAGGTGCCCACACAGAAATTGACAAAAGCTTGATTGAAAAGCTGGTCGACCCGTTAACACATTTGGTTAGAAACAGTATCGATCATGGCATTGAATTGCCCGAAAAGCGACGTGCTGCCGGAAAACCAGAAATGGGCACCGTGATACTAGGCGCTGAGCAAAAAGGCGGCAGTATTATCATTAGCATTATCGATGATGGCGGCGGGTTGAATAGAGCCCGTATTTTAGATAAAGCACACGCCAACGGATTAGCCGTTAGCGATGACATGCCAGACAGTGAAGTGTGGCAGCTTATCTTTCAAGCTGGTTTTTCTACCGCCGAAGCGGTAACCGATGTGTCTGGCCGTGGTGTGGGCATGGATGTGGTAAGGCGGAATATTGAAGCCATTGGTGGGCGCATAGAAATAGAGTCTTCATTAGGAGAGGGATCGGGCTTCTTTATACATTTACCACTCACTCTCGCTATTGTTGATGGCATGTGCGTGACTGTGGGAAATCAGATTTTTGTTATCCCTTTGCTCAACATTGTGGAGTCTTTTCAGCCCACAGCCAGTCAGCTTAAAACCTTGGGCAACGATACGGTACTTTATATTCGCGACCAATACTGGCCCCTTGTGCCTCTTCACGATTATATGGACGTAGAAAACGCCAACCGAAAACCCACCGAAGCCATTGTGGTGCTACTCGAAAGCAGTAAGAAGCGTTTCGGGGTGCTGGTAGACGCCTTAGTTGGCCAACAGCAAGTGGTAATCAAAAGCTTAGAAGATCACTACCGAAAAGTAGCTGGAATTGCAGGCGCTACCATCATGGGCGACGGAAAAGTTGCACTCATTATTGATGCCGACTCTATCGCAACTACTTATACCTCAAGTCAATTAGAGGACATGCTCGCATGA
- a CDS encoding chemotaxis protein CheW has translation MSDTALHQAVIGGDDKEYLSFVLADEHYALDIKTVKEIRGYEQVTKIANAPAFIKGVINLRGDIVPIVDLRLKFNVGEATYTEFTIVIMLNIQDRIVGIVVDGVSDVIRLMEDQILAPPEFGVAFDSRYLHGLADVDGQMVILVNIESLITSEEMGLVAPESVNEDA, from the coding sequence ATGAGTGATACCGCATTACATCAAGCAGTTATCGGGGGCGATGACAAAGAATATCTGAGTTTCGTACTCGCCGATGAGCACTACGCTTTAGATATCAAAACCGTGAAAGAAATTCGTGGCTACGAGCAAGTCACTAAAATTGCTAACGCGCCAGCCTTTATTAAAGGGGTTATTAATTTACGAGGGGACATTGTGCCAATTGTAGATCTACGCCTTAAATTCAATGTTGGCGAGGCCACTTACACCGAATTTACCATCGTGATTATGCTTAATATTCAAGATCGCATTGTGGGCATTGTAGTAGATGGCGTATCGGACGTTATTCGTTTAATGGAAGACCAAATTCTAGCACCACCTGAATTTGGTGTGGCTTTTGACAGCCGTTACTTGCACGGGTTAGCAGATGTAGATGGTCAGATGGTTATTCTGGTGAATATTGAAAGCCTTATCACCAGCGAAGAAATGGGCTTAGTTGCTCCCGAAAGCGTTAACGAAGACGCGTAA
- a CDS encoding PAS domain S-box protein, translating into MGVFNFLNNDELKAAQHEAQLKTQILDASTASIMVIDGAGNIVYHNPAFLTLAQQYPDDFTVSTHGGHASLKGQNLSTIVKGNTQLLNDILQCREASLYAQMAETVFTLNITALSASSSDPAQYVVQWNDSEQEDQRAGMVNAINRSQAVILFTPDGNIVKANENFLSAMGYSESEVEGKHHSLFVTREYAGSQEYKDFWSVLRSGEAHSGEFCRVNNKGEDVWIQASYNPIFDHSGKVTAIVKFAIDITDEKKQNADYEGQINAISKSQAVIEFDLQGNILTANDNFLSVMGYSLEEVKGKHHSTFVEKEVKLSPEYAAFWRDLQAGNYRTGEFKRLGKGGSEIWIQASYNPILDSNGQPFKVVKFATDITAEKAKNAYFEGQLTAISKSQAVIEFDLDGVILDANSNFLSALGYTLDEVKGKHHSIFVEAAFKNSPEYAAFWEQLRKGVYASGEYKRISKLGNAVYIQASYNPILDQNGKPFRVVKYATDITGRTVAVDSIKTVMSKLTEGDLLHNIEEPLDGDFKVLGESINQFVDELRDTIIKIHDAVETIDTASNEIATGNADLSSRTEQQASSLEETASAMEELTGTVKLNAENADQAKGLASQASDVASEGGKVIEKVVHTMGEINDSAQRISDIIGVIDGIAFQTNILALNAAVEAARAGEQGRGFAVVASEVRTLAQRSAEAAKDIKGLISTSVEKITNGNVLVNKSGETMADIVTAIKRVNDIMSEIAAASSEQATGIQEVNNAVVQMDEMTQQNAALVEEAAAAADSMRQQSGQLAQRVAVFKVGQQNFSSASASSNSMTSFPTSAPRAISGPGPSKPRVALNPTSPDEAEWEAF; encoded by the coding sequence ATGGGCGTGTTTAACTTTCTCAACAATGATGAGCTTAAAGCTGCACAGCACGAGGCGCAGCTAAAAACGCAGATCCTCGATGCAAGCACCGCAAGCATTATGGTAATTGATGGCGCGGGTAATATTGTATATCACAACCCTGCTTTTTTAACGTTGGCGCAGCAATATCCTGATGATTTTACGGTATCCACTCACGGTGGTCATGCTTCTTTGAAAGGGCAGAATTTATCGACGATCGTAAAGGGAAATACCCAACTGCTGAACGACATTTTGCAGTGCCGTGAAGCCAGCCTCTATGCGCAAATGGCCGAGACCGTGTTTACTCTTAATATTACCGCCCTTAGTGCGTCAAGCTCAGATCCCGCGCAATATGTTGTGCAATGGAATGACAGCGAACAAGAAGATCAGCGCGCCGGTATGGTTAATGCCATTAACCGAAGCCAAGCGGTTATTCTTTTTACTCCCGACGGTAATATTGTTAAAGCGAATGAAAACTTTCTATCTGCCATGGGGTACTCAGAGAGCGAAGTTGAAGGTAAGCATCACAGTTTGTTTGTTACTCGCGAGTACGCCGGTAGCCAAGAATACAAAGATTTTTGGTCAGTATTACGAAGCGGTGAAGCACACAGCGGTGAGTTTTGCCGAGTAAATAACAAAGGCGAAGACGTTTGGATTCAAGCTTCTTACAACCCTATTTTTGATCATAGTGGCAAGGTTACCGCTATCGTGAAATTTGCTATCGATATCACCGATGAGAAAAAGCAAAACGCCGATTATGAAGGGCAAATTAATGCCATTAGCAAGTCGCAAGCTGTTATCGAGTTCGACCTACAAGGCAATATTCTTACCGCGAATGATAATTTTCTCAGTGTGATGGGGTATTCCTTAGAGGAAGTAAAAGGTAAGCATCATAGTACGTTTGTGGAAAAGGAAGTAAAGCTTAGCCCCGAATACGCTGCATTTTGGAGAGATTTGCAAGCAGGTAACTATCGAACAGGTGAATTCAAAAGGTTAGGTAAGGGGGGCAGTGAAATTTGGATCCAAGCTTCTTACAACCCTATTTTAGACAGCAACGGGCAACCTTTTAAGGTGGTTAAATTCGCCACTGATATTACCGCTGAAAAAGCTAAGAATGCATACTTCGAAGGCCAGCTAACCGCCATTAGTAAGTCACAAGCGGTTATCGAATTTGATTTAGATGGCGTGATTTTAGATGCCAACAGTAATTTCTTATCGGCACTTGGTTATACCCTAGATGAAGTGAAAGGAAAACATCACAGCATATTCGTAGAGGCTGCTTTTAAAAATAGCCCAGAATACGCGGCGTTTTGGGAGCAATTACGCAAAGGGGTTTACGCCAGTGGCGAGTACAAGCGTATTAGTAAATTAGGCAATGCGGTCTATATTCAGGCTTCGTACAATCCCATACTTGATCAAAATGGCAAACCCTTTAGGGTGGTGAAGTACGCCACCGATATTACGGGGCGCACGGTAGCGGTAGACAGCATTAAAACCGTGATGTCTAAGCTTACTGAAGGCGATTTACTGCATAACATTGAAGAGCCACTAGATGGCGACTTCAAAGTACTTGGTGAGTCAATCAATCAGTTTGTAGATGAACTACGCGACACCATCATTAAAATTCACGATGCGGTGGAAACTATTGATACCGCCTCTAATGAAATTGCCACAGGAAACGCTGACCTATCAAGTAGAACCGAGCAGCAAGCGTCTAGCCTAGAGGAAACCGCATCGGCTATGGAAGAGCTCACAGGGACGGTAAAACTGAATGCGGAAAACGCTGACCAAGCGAAAGGCTTGGCCAGTCAGGCCTCAGATGTAGCATCAGAGGGCGGAAAGGTGATTGAAAAAGTGGTTCATACCATGGGAGAAATCAACGATTCGGCCCAGCGCATTTCTGACATTATTGGTGTTATTGATGGCATTGCATTTCAAACCAACATACTTGCCCTAAACGCTGCGGTAGAAGCGGCACGAGCTGGCGAGCAAGGCCGAGGGTTTGCTGTAGTGGCATCGGAAGTACGCACATTAGCCCAGCGCTCAGCTGAAGCGGCTAAAGATATTAAAGGGCTTATTTCAACCTCGGTAGAGAAGATTACCAATGGCAATGTGTTGGTGAATAAGTCTGGTGAAACCATGGCCGATATCGTCACAGCAATTAAGCGGGTGAACGACATTATGTCAGAAATTGCTGCGGCGAGTTCTGAGCAAGCCACCGGTATTCAAGAAGTGAACAATGCCGTGGTGCAAATGGATGAAATGACCCAGCAAAATGCAGCGCTTGTAGAAGAAGCGGCAGCCGCTGCAGACAGTATGAGGCAGCAATCTGGACAGCTAGCCCAGCGGGTCGCTGTATTTAAAGTGGGGCAGCAAAATTTTAGTTCAGCCTCTGCGTCATCGAATAGCATGACATCGTTTCCTACGTCTGCGCCAAGAGCGATATCTGGGCCTGGGCCTTCTAAGCCAAGAGTAGCGTTAAATCCAACGTCTCCAGATGAAGCAGAATGGGAGGCCTTTTAG
- a CDS encoding CheR family methyltransferase, producing the protein MTELHEVVAQREFAYSRRDFDKVRRLLFERAGIRLADSKDAMVYSRLARRLRILKLTRFKDYLAVVADNHQEQEHFVNALTTNLTSFFREPHHFEALSTYLKQHPNTKRIWCSASSTGEEPYSIAMTVASVYGTFTPPVSIVATDIDSRVLQKAAAGIYSASGIEQLPPHYRQQFFYKGKGAQLGKVRVADELRRMVQFATLNLMSPTWDIESPIDIIFCRNVMIYFDRDTQRKILSRMVKLMKPGGMYVAGHSENFTMYPELVRPMGKTIYRPAN; encoded by the coding sequence ATGACGGAGTTACACGAGGTAGTGGCGCAAAGGGAATTTGCCTACAGTCGGCGGGACTTCGATAAAGTTAGGCGGCTACTGTTTGAGCGTGCCGGTATTCGCCTAGCCGATTCTAAAGATGCCATGGTGTATAGCCGCTTAGCGCGGCGCTTGCGCATATTAAAATTAACCCGTTTCAAAGACTACTTGGCAGTAGTGGCCGACAACCACCAAGAACAAGAGCATTTTGTTAACGCGCTAACGACTAACTTAACCTCCTTCTTTAGAGAGCCTCATCATTTTGAGGCGCTTTCAACGTACTTAAAGCAGCACCCTAATACCAAACGGATTTGGTGTTCGGCCAGCAGTACGGGGGAAGAGCCTTATTCCATTGCCATGACGGTGGCATCGGTATATGGCACCTTTACTCCCCCTGTGTCTATTGTTGCCACTGATATCGACAGCCGCGTGTTACAAAAAGCCGCCGCAGGAATTTATAGTGCAAGCGGCATTGAACAATTACCTCCTCACTATCGCCAACAGTTTTTCTATAAAGGCAAAGGCGCGCAGCTAGGAAAAGTGCGTGTAGCCGATGAGCTTAGGCGTATGGTGCAATTTGCAACCCTAAACCTGATGTCTCCTACTTGGGACATTGAAAGCCCAATAGATATTATTTTTTGTCGAAACGTCATGATCTACTTCGATCGAGACACCCAGCGTAAAATTCTATCCCGCATGGTTAAGTTAATGAAACCTGGGGGAATGTATGTAGCTGGTCATTCTGAAAACTTCACTATGTACCCTGAGTTGGTACGGCCAATGGGTAAAACTATTTATCGGCCAGCAAATTAA
- the cheD gene encoding chemoreceptor glutamine deamidase CheD → MSQDEQPISYFDNRFRKEAVKLLPGQYVATASNKVLVTILGSCVAACIYDPEKKIGGMNHFMLPELNLASELDSNLASKYGVHAMDMLIEKLITLGARKEKLVAKAFGGGKVLAGFVQQDIGRINAEFVVNYLTRENIPLLNSDLMSDYARKIYFLPDEGNVYMKRIRNFNNASLYERESSHRTLLSQQANPDDFSLTEPDNAHQSSRGR, encoded by the coding sequence ATGAGCCAAGATGAACAACCTATTAGTTACTTCGACAACCGATTTCGAAAAGAAGCCGTTAAATTATTACCCGGGCAGTACGTTGCCACTGCTTCTAATAAAGTGTTGGTTACTATTTTAGGGTCTTGTGTTGCCGCATGTATTTACGACCCAGAAAAGAAAATTGGCGGCATGAACCATTTTATGTTGCCTGAATTAAATTTAGCCAGTGAGCTAGACAGCAACCTTGCATCTAAATACGGCGTGCATGCTATGGATATGCTTATTGAAAAGCTCATCACGCTTGGGGCACGAAAGGAAAAGCTGGTAGCTAAAGCTTTCGGCGGAGGCAAAGTACTCGCGGGGTTCGTGCAACAAGATATTGGAAGAATTAACGCGGAGTTTGTAGTTAACTATTTAACTAGGGAAAACATCCCACTATTAAATAGCGACTTAATGTCAGACTACGCCCGCAAAATATACTTTCTACCCGATGAAGGTAATGTGTATATGAAGCGAATTAGGAACTTCAACAATGCCAGTTTGTATGAGCGTGAATCTAGCCACCGAACGCTGCTATCTCAGCAAGCCAACCCCGATGATTTCTCGCTAACGGAGCCTGACAATGCCCATCAAAGTTCTCGTGGTAGATGA
- a CDS encoding protein-glutamate methylesterase/protein-glutamine glutaminase has protein sequence MPIKVLVVDDSALIRQLLSEIINNEADMLLVGAAPDAFVAKKMVQEFKPNVITLDIEMPKVDGLRFLEVMMKACPTPVVMVSTLTEKGADATLRSLELGAVDFVPKPKLGVAQGMEEYRSVITEKIRMAAHSTLSAPTQSRASQHAAMRYTGSEKVIGIGASTGGTEAIKDVLMHFPRNAPATVITQHMPPGFTTTYARRLNSLCEIEVSEAKGGERLLPGHAYLAPGDKHLVVERSGADYRIALSDGPRESGHKPSVDVLFNSLATNAGANAVGVLLTGMGRDGANGLLQMKQQGATTFCQDEKSCVVFGMPKVAIELNAATYVTPLASLADAILDTLESIGVGTRL, from the coding sequence ATGCCCATCAAAGTTCTCGTGGTAGATGACTCTGCACTTATCAGGCAGTTGTTATCTGAAATTATTAATAATGAAGCTGACATGCTTTTGGTTGGAGCGGCACCCGATGCGTTTGTAGCAAAGAAAATGGTACAAGAGTTTAAGCCTAATGTGATCACCCTTGATATTGAAATGCCCAAGGTGGATGGCTTACGGTTTTTAGAAGTCATGATGAAAGCGTGCCCTACACCGGTGGTTATGGTGTCTACGTTAACCGAAAAGGGGGCAGATGCTACACTTCGTTCGTTAGAACTAGGCGCAGTAGATTTTGTACCAAAACCTAAGCTAGGTGTGGCGCAAGGTATGGAAGAGTATCGCTCGGTAATAACGGAAAAAATTAGAATGGCGGCACACTCCACATTAAGTGCACCTACCCAATCACGCGCGTCACAACATGCCGCTATGCGCTATACCGGCAGCGAAAAGGTAATAGGAATAGGGGCGTCTACTGGTGGCACAGAAGCAATTAAGGATGTACTCATGCATTTCCCTAGAAATGCACCTGCCACGGTTATTACCCAGCACATGCCACCGGGCTTTACCACAACCTACGCCCGTAGGTTAAACAGCTTGTGTGAAATAGAGGTAAGTGAAGCAAAAGGCGGAGAGCGTTTGTTACCAGGGCATGCCTATTTAGCACCGGGTGATAAACATCTAGTTGTTGAGCGTAGCGGCGCAGATTATCGAATTGCCTTGTCTGATGGACCAAGAGAATCAGGGCATAAACCTTCTGTAGACGTACTTTTTAATTCATTAGCGACCAATGCTGGCGCAAATGCTGTAGGTGTTTTGCTAACAGGGATGGGGCGCGATGGTGCGAACGGTTTACTGCAAATGAAACAACAAGGAGCTACTACGTTCTGCCAAGATGAAAAAAGCTGTGTTGTGTTTGGAATGCCCAAGGTGGCAATAGAATTAAATGCGGCTACCTACGTTACGCCGCTAGCTTCGCTAGCAGATGCTATACTCGATACATTAGAGTCGATTGGTGTAGGAACACGGCTTTAA
- a CDS encoding haloacid dehalogenase type II, with protein sequence MTAPKALFFDINETLLDMAEMKHGLAPLLGGNEDLVDLWFANLLHHSLVDIASNQFNDFINIGAAALVMVSHSKGFTVSEDEALNAIKSHITKLPAHDDVKPTLAKLQSFNVPLVALSNSSIEGLKAQLEFAGIKEYFSHVLSTEQIKTYKPYPDVYRWACKEVGVEPKDAMMVAAHGWDVSGAKAIGMQTTFVSRPGKMMYPLGLKPNLNVENLTELEQEMKKGA encoded by the coding sequence ATGACAGCACCTAAAGCGCTTTTTTTCGACATTAACGAAACCTTGCTTGATATGGCAGAAATGAAGCATGGCTTGGCACCATTGCTTGGCGGCAATGAAGACTTAGTCGATTTGTGGTTTGCGAATCTTCTACATCACTCTCTTGTCGATATTGCGTCTAACCAGTTTAACGACTTTATCAACATTGGGGCGGCAGCCTTGGTGATGGTGTCGCACAGTAAAGGCTTTACGGTTTCTGAAGACGAAGCCCTTAATGCCATAAAAAGCCACATTACCAAGCTTCCTGCACATGATGATGTAAAGCCAACACTTGCAAAGCTTCAATCGTTTAACGTGCCTTTAGTGGCGCTGTCTAACTCCTCTATTGAAGGGCTAAAAGCGCAACTGGAATTTGCTGGCATTAAAGAATACTTTTCCCATGTACTAAGCACAGAGCAAATTAAAACGTATAAGCCTTACCCCGATGTATATCGCTGGGCATGCAAAGAGGTTGGCGTTGAGCCCAAAGATGCCATGATGGTAGCGGCACATGGCTGGGACGTGAGTGGTGCTAAGGCTATAGGTATGCAAACCACATTTGTTAGCCGACCTGGCAAGATGATGTATCCGTTAGGGCTTAAACCCAACTTGAACGTAGAAAATTTAACTGAGCTTGAGCAAGAAATGAAAAAGGGCGCATAA
- the htpX gene encoding protease HtpX, protein MKRVFLFLVTNLAVVLVLGVVLNIVFAAFGIDNRSITGLLVFSAVFGFGGALISLAMSKWIAKRSTGAQVIDNPTTPTERWLINMVSAQAKKAGIGMPDVAIYDSPEINAFATGMNKNNALVAVSSGLLNGMSEDEAEAVLAHEVSHIANGDMVTLTLIQGVVNTFVIFLARVIAGAISNATRSSNSAGSALGGFAYYGIVFVLEMLFGILASIIVMWFSRQREYRADAGSAKLVGRQKMIAALTRLKSNSESQLDGTMMAFGISGKSAFSELFMSHPPLDKRIDVLRRRAKAQ, encoded by the coding sequence ATGAAACGGGTTTTCTTATTCCTTGTTACCAACTTAGCCGTAGTATTAGTGCTAGGTGTTGTGCTGAATATTGTGTTTGCTGCCTTTGGTATTGATAACCGCAGCATCACAGGTTTATTGGTTTTCTCTGCTGTTTTTGGTTTTGGCGGGGCGCTTATCTCTTTAGCCATGTCGAAATGGATTGCCAAACGAAGCACTGGGGCACAGGTGATTGACAACCCCACCACCCCCACTGAACGCTGGTTAATTAATATGGTGTCAGCACAAGCTAAAAAAGCAGGTATTGGCATGCCAGACGTAGCAATTTACGACTCCCCTGAAATAAACGCATTTGCAACCGGCATGAATAAGAACAATGCCTTAGTTGCCGTAAGCAGTGGCTTATTAAATGGTATGAGCGAAGATGAAGCGGAAGCTGTGCTTGCCCACGAAGTATCACACATTGCCAATGGCGACATGGTTACCCTTACGTTAATTCAAGGGGTTGTGAATACCTTTGTTATCTTCTTAGCACGGGTTATTGCCGGTGCTATTTCGAATGCCACCCGTAGCAGTAATAGCGCAGGGAGCGCCTTAGGGGGCTTTGCTTATTATGGCATTGTGTTTGTTCTTGAAATGCTGTTTGGTATTTTGGCTAGCATTATTGTGATGTGGTTTTCCCGTCAGCGTGAGTATCGCGCCGATGCAGGCTCAGCCAAACTAGTGGGTAGACAAAAAATGATAGCGGCGTTAACACGCTTAAAATCGAACAGTGAAAGCCAGCTAGATGGCACCATGATGGCCTTTGGTATTTCGGGTAAGTCAGCATTTTCAGAATTATTTATGAGCCACCCGCCCTTAGATAAACGTATAGATGTGCTCAGACGTCGCGCGAAAGCGCAATAA